The Solanum lycopersicum chromosome 8, SLM_r2.1 DNA segment TTTCAAATGCTAAATGGCCCCCAATACCATCCActctatgttgctcggactctttaGACATACCACCAGGGTGTGTATCAGATTCTCCAACAGCTATGCATTTTTCTTGAACAACGAATCACTCACTTTATCAGTAATCCTTAAGCTATATGTACATGCCACTCGAACTTAGGTGTCCGTTGAGGCTTCCAGAGTGTGAATTCGGAGGAATATGAACTTCTCGTATTCTTCTTTTTGGTAAGTTGGTATGAGAAGATTCATTTTTGTGGCATCAAGAAAACGACTTGATCAACCCCAAGCTGTAAAGATTCCTTCTAAATATGCTACCAAGTGACAACAACATAGCCCCACCTACACCCACTGCAGGCTCGTCTCTATCAGCCGTTTGATGATTGATCAATGGCAATTCCTTCACTTTCAAGTTACTCCATCCGATTTCCTCCCTAACAGACTCAATGATATTTGAATCGACTGGATTCCCCCTCGCATCTGTTATGTAGAATATATTTAGAGCTGATTCCCCTGTGGTTGATATCTCAGCCCTCGTCACGTTTAGACCATTTTCTCGGAATGTTCTAGTTACATCGGCCAATAAGCCTTGTTTGTCTTCCGTGGATAGCTCTAGTCTCACTCCCTGTGATCAGAATTGGAGTACTGTGTTGGAAGAATATTCTAAACAGTCTTTACGAAAGGTATAGTTAAAACGTGTCTTTTCAGATAGTAAAAGAGAGAAGCAGACGAATACCTCGGATGCTCTTCTTTCAATAGCAGCTTGTAGACATAGAATCACGCGTTGCTTTTCAGCATCTGAACTAATAGGGATTCCATCTGTATGCCTAATGAAGAATTCCTGAGACGAGATATAAAAAAACATGAGCAAATGCATATTACTGAATATTATTAAGAAAAGGCATAGTACATAAACAAACGCTCAAACTTGGCTTCAACCGGAAGCACTCCAACTCTGAATATGCACATTAAACACCTCAAAACTTTGTCTCAATTGACAACTAAACACTCCCAACTCGTCCCCACGGTGTCTAGATCTGCGTACTCAAAGTTGGAGTGCTTACTCATCAGTCCAGGCCAAGTTTGAGTGTGcgttatgtattatgcctaagaCGCGAGATAAGTAAGTAAAGGAATATACCAAGTACGCCCTGTCCCCAGCTGAATCAATTGTGGCATGGAACACAACATACTGCATGTCTGTTAACGTGCAAACGACATCAAATAGCAGCTTAGTTCGGTCTTTGCACTGAATATTTACCACGGAGTAACCCTTTTCCAAGCAGTTCAACACCGATACCCTCGGGGTATCGTTGCTAGTCCTAATCACTGGCTTTCTTTCATAATCACGGTCTGCAAACATCATTTGGTGAAGTCTTCTTTCTGTATGCGTGACAGCCATAGACACTGATGTTTTAGCACTTCGAACATCATTATCCCCCTTAAGCACGCTCCTTAAACGGGCTTCAATTCTGTCAATCTTCTGCGAGTCCTCAATTGGGTACCCCGACTGGCTTTCCTTAATATGTATCAGGGAGGCAATACGACCATTGTGAGTCCACATTTTAGCTTCAACTACATTGCACTGTAAATCTGACAGTACAGCAAAGACTTCCGATAAAAGGCCAATTCGATCCGTTCCAGTTAGTTCCAGAGCTGTCAAGCCATTATAGCTCTTTGAACTTGCATAATGAATCGTCCCAAGTGACTGTTTAACATTAGCAAAAAGTTCGGATTTAGTATAAAACCTCCTCAGGTATCTTCATATTTTACGTCAAACAAAATCTTAgtatagtttgaaaaacctccaTTAAGTAGCCATACCCGGGCATGTCATGAAAATTGATATCAAGGCAAATAAAGGATCCACGTAGCAGAATTACTGTTAAAATGATAACTATATACCTGTTCGATGTAACTGATGAATCCTTTGTCCGTCAACTTGTTTCCTTCCAAGTCAGTAACATGAAAAACTGCAGATCAAAATGGATTCAAATGTCAAAGAATCAATAAAACATTCACTAAAAATCCTCTCAAACCAAAACATCGAACCAATTGAGCAGCTCACCATCCATAAACCACCGCCCATCACAAGAGACGTAAGCTTTCTTTATTGAAAGGTTCAAATCTGTTAGAACTTGAACGGCTTCAAGAAGAATCCCATGTTTCCTCGCGCTATCTATCTGTACTTGATCACGATATAAAATTCGTAAAGATTAGTTAGTACTACTTAACTATCATTTCACATAAATCCTTCACCTATGTAACTTGTATTCTTAATCCGAATGAAAACAAGGGTATGCTAACTTGACAATTAGTGGTAAAACGGACTACAATTAAACTCATATTGATTTCTCATATGTTCACACAATGTATAGTCATTATCTTAATAGTCGCCTTCTGACATAATAACGTTTAGTTGAATGACCATTTAACGAGTTAACTCAAATAAACTCATCCTCGACTAGTTGAAAATCGAAGgtaactcaataaaaaaaacattccaAGATCACAACAAAGGCGTATTACCTTAACAAGGGTGGCATTTGAAGAAGTAGCGTTATCGATCATTACCCTGCAGTAGAATTCACAAAGACTAATCAGAAAAAAGCAGTAGTTCAAACAAAAATGGAAAATTATCAAAttcaagaatatgaaaaaacacCAAAAAGATTGTTATTTTTACTCCAAATTACTCATTCAATTCATGGTCAAACACAACTTTCAAATTACAaatatcatttttcaatttgaaaccaaaaattactatatattttttttaaaaatattcaaaattttcatgatcaaacgagcccccggAGAATTTCGATGAATATTGAAGAGGCTAACCTGGGAATAGTCATTCGAAAAACAAGTTTTTCATATTCATCCAAAAAAGTAGGCCACTCCATATCATCTGtgttgaatttcatttttttttcccaACTTTCTTCAGCGCACcaaagaccaaaaaaaaaagataaatttcacAAAATCTACAAAAACCCCTTTTCAGAAATGAGAAATTTCTTCACTGAAAttggattttcttcaataaCAGAGACAAAAACAAgatcaaaaagaagaaaatggagGTGGGTTCGGTTTCAAGCAAACAATTTCAAAACCCCTTTTTCATAAATGAGAAATTTCTTCACTGAAACAGCTCAATTCCACCATTAACAGTTAGAATTTCCTTCAGCACCGAAGAcccaaaaaaaatgataaaaatgaagaaattgaagaagaatttgGCTTCAAAACAAACAATTTTAGAACCCCTTTTCAGTAATTGAGAAAATTTCTTCACGAAAACAGCTCAATTCCACCATTAACGGACCTTGAGTATTCTTTGTACATACATACACCTATTTATATagagtattatttatttatttttcctaattattcactttaattatttgacaatgttttattttattttattttaaagaattagttgactatggaaaaaaattatatttgacatttttgattaAATAGTTTTATATATCAAGGTCTTGACTCTAGCAAAGGGTGTGTACAAGTGAGTATGTCACATGCCATgcctaatcttttttttttattattaaaaaaattgagaaattgtgATGTTTGGACTAGTTTACGCGTATTTAggttaatttcataaaatgtatGTCACCTTTTCGTTACATGTGGTACCAAATAACTCTATCTAACCTtacaagtgaaaaaaataaatcattctAGACCTCGACTACTAAATCGCGACTGATCTTGTTTTACCTACTTTAACCTAA contains these protein-coding regions:
- the LOC101243731 gene encoding ACT domain-containing protein ACR8, which gives rise to MKFNTDDMEWPTFLDEYEKLVFRMTIPRVMIDNATSSNATLVKIDSARKHGILLEAVQVLTDLNLSIKKAYVSCDGRWFMDVFHVTDLEGNKLTDKGFISYIEQSLGTIHYASSKSYNGLTALELTGTDRIGLLSEVFAVLSDLQCNVVEAKMWTHNGRIASLIHIKESQSGYPIEDSQKIDRIEARLRSVLKGDNDVRSAKTSVSMAVTHTERRLHQMMFADRDYERKPVIRTSNDTPRVSVLNCLEKGYSVVNIQCKDRTKLLFDVVCTLTDMQYVVFHATIDSAGDRAYLEFFIRHTDGIPISSDAEKQRVILCLQAAIERRASEGVRLELSTEDKQGLLADVTRTFRENGLNVTRAEISTTGESALNIFYITDARGNPVDSNIIESVREEIGWSNLKVKELPLINHQTADRDEPAVGVGGAMLLSLGSIFRRNLYSLGLIKSFS